A window from Alistipes sp. ZOR0009 encodes these proteins:
- the nuoK gene encoding NADH-quinone oxidoreductase subunit NuoK — protein sequence MDKITSAIQLIPIGHYIILSLALFCIGVMGVLFRKNAIVILMSIELMLNSINLLLAAFSAYHADPSGQIFVFFIMVVAAAEVAVGLSILVTMSRNNNSVDIDLLKRLKG from the coding sequence ATGGATAAGATAACAAGCGCAATACAGCTAATACCAATAGGGCATTACATCATCTTAAGCCTTGCCCTTTTCTGCATTGGGGTTATGGGCGTTCTATTCCGTAAGAATGCCATCGTCATTCTTATGAGCATAGAGCTTATGCTCAACTCCATCAACCTGCTGCTTGCGGCATTTTCGGCCTACCATGCCGACCCAAGCGGACAGATATTCGTATTCTTCATTATGGTGGTGGCAGCAGCCGAAGTGGCCGTGGGGCTATCGATACTTGTAACGATGAGCCGCAACAACAACTCGGTAGACATTGATCTGCTTAAACGCCTAAAAGGTTAA
- a CDS encoding NuoM family protein — protein sequence MLTVLLILLPFVAGAVALGLKDEMKVKRASLAMSVAILAVTAATLALYYGTPMLSINKVWIAAINAHLHLGMDGISATMVLLTTGLMPFILSAKDGELKRANVFYALLFFAQGAILGVFTALDSFLFYIFWELSLIPVYFLVLLWGGEGSRKVTLKFFIYTAAGSLLMLVANIYIFLYSSSHSFDLAGMYNQHLPLADQSWLFWMIFVAFAIKAPVFPLHTWMPATYTKAPMKATMLLSAIMSKMGIYGMMRWLLPLVPQGAAQWGSTVMVLAIIGVVYASIITLKQKDLKTFSAYTSMAHIAMIVAGLFAFNLVGMQGVMFQMVAHGINVVGLLYIINIMETEGGSRLTSDFGGIRSAAPRLSSLFMIVTFGVVALPLTNGFVGEFLLISGIFKYSIWMAAIGGLSIIMGAIYMLYLFQKTMLGAAGPLSAKVVDIKGCSMVALSAIALLIVVMGVMPQPALDATASAVGGILSFLNI from the coding sequence ATGCTAACAGTACTACTCATACTTCTTCCTTTTGTTGCTGGGGCGGTAGCCTTAGGCTTAAAGGACGAAATGAAGGTAAAAAGAGCATCGCTGGCCATGTCGGTAGCCATACTGGCAGTAACGGCCGCAACGCTGGCCCTCTACTACGGCACCCCGATGCTTAGCATCAACAAGGTATGGATTGCGGCCATCAACGCCCACCTACACTTGGGGATGGATGGCATCAGCGCTACAATGGTGCTGCTTACCACCGGGCTTATGCCCTTTATCCTCTCGGCCAAAGATGGCGAGCTGAAGCGGGCAAACGTATTCTACGCGCTGCTCTTCTTTGCACAGGGAGCCATACTGGGGGTATTCACCGCCCTAGACAGCTTCCTCTTCTACATCTTCTGGGAGCTATCGCTCATTCCCGTTTACTTCCTGGTGCTGCTATGGGGCGGCGAGGGCAGCCGCAAGGTAACCCTCAAGTTCTTTATCTACACCGCAGCAGGAAGCTTGCTAATGCTGGTTGCCAACATCTACATATTCCTCTACTCATCGAGCCACTCGTTCGACCTAGCAGGAATGTACAACCAGCACCTGCCGCTAGCCGACCAAAGCTGGCTATTCTGGATGATCTTTGTGGCCTTCGCCATAAAGGCCCCCGTATTTCCGCTGCACACCTGGATGCCCGCCACCTACACCAAGGCCCCCATGAAGGCCACCATGCTGCTATCGGCCATCATGTCTAAGATGGGAATTTACGGTATGATGCGCTGGCTGCTGCCCCTTGTTCCGCAGGGAGCCGCACAGTGGGGTAGCACGGTAATGGTGCTCGCCATTATAGGCGTTGTGTACGCCTCCATCATCACCCTTAAGCAAAAGGATCTGAAAACCTTTTCGGCCTACACCTCCATGGCCCACATCGCCATGATTGTGGCCGGACTATTTGCCTTTAACCTGGTTGGCATGCAGGGCGTAATGTTTCAGATGGTTGCCCACGGGATAAACGTGGTGGGGCTGCTGTACATCATCAACATCATGGAAACGGAGGGAGGAAGCCGCCTTACCAGCGACTTTGGAGGTATCCGAAGCGCAGCGCCTCGCCTATCCTCGCTCTTCATGATTGTCACCTTTGGGGTGGTAGCGCTTCCGCTAACCAACGGCTTTGTAGGCGAGTTTTTGCTGATATCCGGAATCTTTAAGTACAGCATCTGGATGGCTGCCATTGGTGGGCTATCCATCATTATGGGGGCAATCTACATGCTATACCTGTTCCAAAAAACCATGCTTGGCGCCGCTGGGCCGCTTTCGGCAAAGGTGGTAGATATTAAGGGATGCTCGATGGTGGCGCTATCGGCCATCGCCCTCCTTATTGTGGTAATGGGCGTGATGCCCCAGCCAGCGCTCGATGCCACCGCATCGGCAGTAGGCGGCATCCTATCCTTCCTTAACATCTAA
- the recO gene encoding DNA repair protein RecO, with protein sequence MEHKVKGIILNTFPFKETSLICHIYTNEFGRKSYLINGVRKEKSRGKSAILQPLFLLDMNVYQNNKAEIQKVKEFRLSYPYQSIPFNPIKSSLAFFISELLYKILREEHPNRELFAYLEQAFLALDVMEEGVYNFHLYLMVQLTKYLGLQPTLLVEGTPSFFDLKTGHFTPIEPKHPFYMKRHLSRCFEQLYYSSLLELSRIKMSRDERREFIGKMLEFYSHHFGGTIEIKSLAVVHELFD encoded by the coding sequence ATGGAGCACAAAGTCAAGGGCATCATACTAAATACCTTTCCGTTTAAGGAGACTAGCCTCATCTGCCATATTTATACCAACGAGTTTGGGCGAAAGTCGTACCTCATAAACGGGGTGCGCAAGGAGAAGAGCAGGGGCAAGTCGGCCATATTGCAGCCCCTCTTTCTTTTAGACATGAACGTTTACCAAAACAACAAGGCCGAAATCCAGAAGGTGAAGGAGTTTCGGCTATCCTACCCCTACCAAAGCATCCCGTTTAACCCCATAAAAAGCTCGCTGGCCTTTTTTATTAGCGAGCTGCTGTATAAAATTTTGCGCGAGGAGCATCCCAACCGCGAGCTGTTTGCCTACCTCGAGCAGGCCTTCTTGGCCTTGGATGTGATGGAGGAGGGGGTGTACAACTTTCACCTCTACCTCATGGTGCAGCTAACCAAGTACCTTGGGCTTCAGCCCACGCTTTTGGTGGAGGGAACCCCCTCGTTCTTCGATCTCAAGACGGGCCATTTTACCCCCATCGAGCCCAAGCACCCCTTTTACATGAAGCGCCACCTTTCGCGCTGCTTCGAGCAGCTCTACTACTCGAGCCTCCTGGAGCTAAGCCGTATAAAAATGAGCCGCGACGAGCGGCGCGAGTTTATTGGTAAAATGCTCGAATTCTACTCCCACCACTTTGGCGGCACCATCGAAATAAAGTCGCTAGCCGTGGTGCACGAGCTGTTCGATTAG
- a CDS encoding NuoI/complex I 23 kDa subunit family protein, with translation MEKLTNRSKQVSNKKMTFAEKIYLPAIIKGLGITFGHIFKKKATICYPEQEREFSPVYRGMHVLKLDDQGRERCTACGLCALACPAEAITMTAAERKPGEEKQYREEKYAAVYEINMLRCIYCGLCEDACPKEAIFLTDRIVPSEYKRKSFVYGKDILVEKPDQRVDVSKRQTEAVRKFKMDKRFKHNQ, from the coding sequence ATGGAGAAATTGACAAATAGGAGCAAGCAGGTATCCAACAAAAAAATGACCTTCGCCGAAAAGATATACCTCCCTGCCATCATCAAAGGGTTGGGAATAACCTTCGGGCACATCTTTAAGAAAAAGGCCACCATCTGCTACCCCGAACAGGAGAGAGAGTTTAGCCCTGTTTACCGAGGGATGCACGTGCTTAAGCTCGATGACCAAGGCCGCGAACGCTGCACCGCCTGCGGGCTATGCGCATTGGCCTGCCCCGCCGAGGCTATTACCATGACCGCGGCAGAGCGCAAACCGGGCGAAGAAAAGCAGTACCGAGAAGAAAAGTATGCGGCCGTTTACGAAATCAACATGCTGCGATGCATCTACTGCGGCCTATGCGAAGACGCCTGCCCCAAGGAGGCCATCTTCCTTACCGACCGCATCGTTCCCTCCGAATACAAGCGCAAGTCGTTTGTGTACGGCAAAGACATTCTTGTCGAAAAGCCCGATCAGCGCGTCGACGTGTCGAAGCGCCAAACCGAGGCGGTACGAAAGTTTAAGATGGATAAACGATTTAAGCATAACCAGTGA
- a CDS encoding universal stress protein yields the protein MNSNNGYILVLWDHSNEAVTSFQHALMLAEKSKFEILIARILKKRKLFESRETFEKEVVEERECLNRKALELEAKFGLLPKTTIALGNFKSAVKKLLDEHHCSLIVCPEHISIHKGLKVNILNEFSSYGEIDIPIIIANNAPRQEHETLEVVVPMEYHPEFKDTIDWVILFSRKYHCNFDFVKPILSDAQPKKELINNIYFTKQVLDNNDIVYGIKTASKMKSFIDDIYDFANKIEANYIMSTTLNYHDYRKNPMFAEMPFICINPRKRKYRSFN from the coding sequence ATGAATAGTAATAATGGCTACATTCTTGTGCTTTGGGATCATTCGAACGAGGCGGTAACCTCCTTTCAGCATGCCCTCATGCTTGCTGAAAAGTCTAAGTTCGAAATTCTAATTGCAAGAATTCTAAAGAAAAGAAAGTTATTCGAATCACGAGAAACCTTCGAGAAGGAGGTGGTAGAGGAGCGTGAGTGTCTTAATAGGAAGGCCCTAGAGCTAGAGGCTAAGTTTGGCCTTTTGCCCAAAACGACCATTGCCTTGGGGAACTTCAAATCGGCAGTTAAAAAGCTTCTGGACGAGCATCACTGCTCGCTAATCGTATGCCCCGAGCATATCAGCATCCACAAGGGGTTAAAGGTTAACATCCTAAACGAGTTTTCGAGCTACGGCGAAATTGACATTCCGATTATCATAGCCAACAATGCGCCACGACAGGAGCACGAAACGCTGGAGGTTGTTGTGCCCATGGAGTACCACCCCGAATTCAAGGATACCATCGACTGGGTGATACTATTCTCGCGCAAATACCACTGCAACTTCGACTTTGTGAAACCCATACTAAGCGATGCGCAGCCCAAAAAGGAGCTTATCAACAACATCTACTTCACCAAGCAGGTGCTAGACAATAACGACATCGTGTACGGAATAAAAACGGCCAGCAAGATGAAGAGCTTCATCGACGACATTTACGATTTTGCCAACAAGATTGAGGCAAACTACATAATGTCCACCACGCTAAACTACCACGACTACCGCAAGAACCCGATGTTTGCAGAGATGCCGTTCATCTGCATCAACCCCCGTAAACGTAAATACCGTAGTTTTAACTAA
- the nuoH gene encoding NADH-quinone oxidoreductase subunit NuoH, whose amino-acid sequence MELYELIFKAALVVIIFLISLVVAMYATYGERKVAAVMQDRRGPNRAGPFGLLQPVADGVKMFMKEEIIPLMANKWLFILGPGIAMFTACMTSAVIPWGGNLEIMGRTYTLQVADLNIGILYIFAMVSIGVYGIMIGGWASNNKFSLLGSIRAASQMISYELAMGLAIVAVIMLNDSLSLTDIVNHQKNFHWNVFYQPLGFIIFMTTALAECNRAPFDLPECESELIGGYHTEYSSMKLGFYLFAEYINMFVSSAVIATLYFGGYDIPFAESLGLSGNLLTLLGTAFLFAKILFFIFFFMWIRWTLPRFRYDQLLSLGWKVLVPLAVLNMLITGLVITYF is encoded by the coding sequence ATGGAACTATACGAACTCATATTTAAGGCAGCCCTGGTGGTGATTATCTTCCTGATATCGCTCGTTGTTGCCATGTACGCTACCTACGGCGAGCGCAAGGTGGCTGCCGTAATGCAAGACCGCCGCGGACCAAACCGCGCTGGCCCGTTTGGCCTGCTACAGCCCGTTGCCGATGGGGTAAAGATGTTTATGAAGGAGGAGATCATCCCCCTTATGGCCAACAAGTGGCTCTTTATCCTTGGCCCTGGTATTGCCATGTTTACCGCGTGTATGACCAGCGCCGTAATTCCATGGGGAGGCAACCTCGAGATTATGGGAAGAACCTACACCCTGCAGGTTGCCGACCTCAACATCGGGATCCTATACATCTTTGCCATGGTCTCCATTGGGGTTTACGGTATTATGATTGGAGGATGGGCGTCGAACAACAAGTTCTCGCTGCTGGGCTCTATCCGCGCCGCGTCGCAGATGATTAGCTACGAGCTGGCCATGGGGCTAGCCATCGTTGCCGTCATCATGCTCAACGACTCGCTCAGCCTAACCGATATTGTCAACCACCAAAAAAACTTCCACTGGAACGTATTCTACCAGCCGTTGGGCTTCATCATCTTTATGACTACCGCCCTTGCGGAGTGTAACCGCGCGCCCTTCGACCTGCCCGAGTGCGAATCGGAACTCATCGGCGGCTACCATACCGAGTACAGCTCCATGAAGTTGGGCTTCTACCTATTTGCGGAGTACATCAACATGTTTGTAAGCTCTGCGGTAATAGCCACCCTCTACTTTGGAGGCTACGATATCCCCTTCGCCGAGAGCTTGGGCCTATCGGGCAACCTGCTAACCCTGCTGGGAACGGCCTTCCTGTTTGCCAAAATACTATTCTTCATATTCTTTTTTATGTGGATTAGATGGACGCTCCCCCGCTTCCGCTACGACCAGCTCCTGAGCTTGGGCTGGAAGGTGCTGGTTCCGCTGGCAGTCCTCAACATGCTAATAACAGGGTTGGTTATCACCTACTTTTAA
- a CDS encoding NADH-quinone oxidoreductase subunit J, translating to MNYIFYILAAIAVLSGVGVVVAKNPINSVLMLIVTFLTIAGQYILLNAQFLAVVHIIVYMGAIMVLFVFVIMLLNLNKSKEHFHKLMIKVAATLSAGMLFLVMLAAASKVMLTAPAAPLSGDMGLVRNLGLVLFRDYLFPFETASVLFLSAMVGAVVLGKREPKQA from the coding sequence ATGAACTATATATTTTACATCTTAGCCGCCATTGCAGTGCTATCGGGAGTGGGAGTCGTTGTGGCCAAAAACCCGATAAACAGCGTGCTGATGCTGATAGTTACCTTTCTAACAATCGCAGGCCAGTACATTCTGCTCAACGCGCAGTTCTTGGCGGTGGTACACATCATCGTATACATGGGAGCCATAATGGTGCTATTCGTCTTTGTCATCATGCTGCTAAACCTCAATAAGAGCAAGGAGCACTTCCACAAGCTAATGATAAAAGTAGCCGCAACGCTCTCGGCGGGCATGCTCTTTTTGGTGATGCTTGCCGCCGCATCCAAGGTGATGCTTACGGCACCAGCCGCTCCGCTTTCTGGAGACATGGGGCTAGTTCGCAACCTTGGCCTGGTGCTATTCCGCGACTACCTATTCCCATTCGAAACCGCCTCCGTACTATTCCTTTCGGCAATGGTTGGTGCAGTCGTACTGGGTAAACGTGAACCTAAACAGGCTTAA
- a CDS encoding S41 family peptidase, whose protein sequence is MKEDVTYFFKRFLATHPNPYCRATPKQVDSIKTALLQKIDKGLSKENFLNELGKLNGLLDGHSAIETSYLITRESDTLLLPPIVRVNSNHTLSINNTVLPATNTVTSINGYPTNKLISMMNHMLNADPDVVSRGNVERFFPILLVRLGILPPYVIRARLSHADTTFTIKGYKYGPNEQDNLFRQCRNIPLNNKKEEVGCDIYPKSGIAIVYFNTCSPQNYDTFKGKIDSIFIQIEKRNAKHLFIDNSRNEGGSSIWGRYLVDKLSHRAYTYSFYSRINVTPTTYKALCDLTTKFLKTGNGKHPSKELSDAVKEYRQLKVGAVHIDSSTTRIPAVTNGYSGKVYMLLSSCCGSSGSDAAWQFRFAKVGKILGDKSGSANPMYVYPAEFALPNSKVKFRISVREGGYVTFQGKNMAFLKEPEPDVPFNINPFKTSYSEQELLALLRLANRK, encoded by the coding sequence ATGAAGGAAGACGTGACCTACTTCTTTAAGCGCTTCCTAGCAACCCACCCCAACCCTTACTGCCGGGCCACGCCCAAGCAGGTGGACTCCATTAAAACAGCTTTGCTTCAAAAGATCGACAAGGGGCTATCGAAGGAGAATTTTCTCAACGAGTTGGGCAAACTTAACGGGCTGCTCGATGGGCACTCCGCAATTGAAACATCCTACTTAATTACCAGAGAAAGTGACACGCTTCTTCTTCCTCCAATAGTAAGGGTTAACAGCAACCATACGCTGAGCATAAACAATACCGTACTCCCCGCAACAAATACTGTAACCAGCATAAATGGCTATCCAACCAATAAGCTTATCAGTATGATGAACCATATGCTTAATGCCGATCCAGATGTTGTGAGTAGGGGTAATGTTGAGCGGTTCTTTCCTATCCTGCTGGTACGCCTTGGTATACTGCCTCCCTACGTCATAAGGGCTAGGCTTTCCCATGCCGATACAACCTTTACCATCAAAGGGTATAAATACGGCCCCAACGAGCAAGATAATCTCTTCCGCCAGTGCCGTAACATCCCCTTAAATAACAAAAAGGAGGAGGTCGGTTGCGATATCTACCCTAAATCAGGCATTGCAATAGTCTACTTCAACACCTGTAGTCCCCAAAATTACGACACCTTTAAGGGGAAAATAGACAGTATCTTCATCCAAATTGAGAAGAGAAATGCCAAGCATCTCTTTATAGACAACTCTAGGAACGAAGGTGGCAGCAGCATTTGGGGCAGATACTTGGTTGATAAGCTTAGCCACAGGGCATATACGTACTCTTTTTACTCCCGCATCAACGTTACACCTACAACCTACAAAGCTCTTTGCGATTTAACCACTAAGTTTCTGAAGACGGGAAATGGCAAGCATCCCTCAAAGGAACTTTCTGACGCTGTAAAAGAGTACCGACAATTAAAGGTAGGAGCAGTGCACATCGATAGCAGCACCACAAGAATACCAGCCGTGACCAACGGCTACAGCGGCAAGGTGTACATGCTGCTAAGCAGTTGCTGCGGCTCATCAGGATCGGATGCCGCATGGCAATTTCGATTTGCCAAGGTGGGAAAGATTCTTGGCGATAAGAGCGGATCTGCCAACCCCATGTACGTTTATCCAGCCGAGTTTGCCCTCCCCAACAGCAAGGTTAAGTTTAGGATTTCTGTAAGAGAAGGAGGCTATGTAACCTTTCAGGGCAAAAATATGGCGTTCCTCAAGGAGCCCGAGCCCGACGTACCTTTCAACATCAACCCCTTTAAGACATCGTATAGCGAGCAGGAACTGCTGGCTTTGTTAAGGTTGGCCAATAGAAAGTGA
- the nuoL gene encoding NADH-quinone oxidoreductase subunit L yields the protein MAQSIAWIIPVLPLLGFLGIYLFRFKLSSKVAGSIASAMVLIPFLISLGLFFSVDGKVTVHLFDWIKAGSISVPFDFFIDPLSIAMMLIVTGVGFLIHVYSIGYMGHDENANTFFSYLNLFIFFMLMLVMGANYVILFIGWEGVGLCSYLLIGFWHKNTEYNNAARKAFVMNRIGDLGFLLGIILLFFTFGTATFTEVFANASTLGAGSTTITLITILLLIGAMGKSAQIPLFTWLPDAMAGPTPVSALIHAATMVTAGIYLIARSSILYSLAPITMDIVMIVGLTTAVIAATIGIFQNDIKKVLAYSTVSQLGYMFFALGLGAFSAAMFHVTTHAFFKALLFLGAGSVIHALGGEQDIRKMGGLRKGIPATYITFLIGTLAISGIPPLAGFFSKDAILAAAFEHSPLLWGLGVATAFVTCFYMFRLLFLTFFGEFRGTAEQKHHLHESPKVMTVPLMVLAALSVAGGFLDIPAIFGGSEKFTSYLKPSLGGQNFEPAAVEHTTELLTMFLPVLILAAIILIAYKVYVGKKEIPADDTTPRRGIAKLMYHKYYFDEVYSYLFVKPYNWLSETALAWFDGNVIDGIVNGVGAMMVRCGALVRRVQSGSVSLYLYLMVAGIIAIFLFLLVG from the coding sequence ATGGCACAAAGTATTGCTTGGATTATTCCCGTCCTCCCGCTGCTTGGATTTTTAGGCATATACCTATTCAGGTTTAAGCTATCATCCAAAGTGGCTGGTTCCATTGCCTCGGCAATGGTGCTCATCCCCTTCCTCATCAGCCTTGGGCTATTCTTTAGCGTTGATGGAAAGGTAACCGTCCACCTGTTCGACTGGATTAAAGCTGGCTCAATCAGCGTTCCTTTCGACTTCTTTATCGACCCGCTATCGATCGCCATGATGCTCATTGTAACGGGCGTTGGATTCCTGATCCACGTCTACTCCATTGGCTACATGGGCCACGACGAGAATGCGAATACCTTCTTCTCATACCTCAACCTGTTCATCTTCTTTATGCTGATGCTGGTTATGGGTGCCAACTACGTAATTCTATTCATTGGCTGGGAAGGCGTAGGCCTCTGCTCGTACCTGCTTATCGGATTCTGGCATAAAAACACCGAGTACAACAACGCTGCCCGCAAGGCATTTGTGATGAACCGCATTGGAGACCTCGGTTTTCTGCTAGGCATCATACTGCTATTTTTCACCTTTGGCACCGCAACCTTCACCGAGGTGTTTGCCAACGCCAGCACACTGGGAGCAGGAAGCACCACCATTACCCTTATCACCATCCTTCTTCTGATTGGTGCCATGGGTAAAAGTGCGCAAATTCCGCTCTTCACCTGGCTACCCGATGCAATGGCTGGTCCCACCCCGGTTTCGGCGCTCATCCATGCCGCAACCATGGTAACAGCCGGTATCTACCTCATTGCGCGCAGCAGCATCCTCTACTCGCTAGCCCCAATAACCATGGATATTGTAATGATTGTCGGTTTAACCACCGCCGTTATTGCAGCAACCATCGGCATCTTCCAAAACGACATCAAGAAGGTGCTGGCCTACTCCACCGTTAGCCAGCTGGGATATATGTTCTTTGCCTTAGGATTGGGTGCCTTCTCGGCAGCCATGTTCCATGTAACCACCCACGCCTTCTTTAAGGCGCTGCTATTCCTTGGTGCTGGTAGCGTAATCCATGCGCTGGGTGGCGAGCAGGATATTCGCAAAATGGGTGGCTTAAGGAAAGGTATCCCTGCCACCTACATCACCTTCCTTATTGGTACGTTGGCCATCTCCGGAATTCCGCCTTTGGCCGGATTCTTCTCCAAAGATGCCATACTTGCGGCCGCATTCGAGCACAGCCCGCTCCTTTGGGGGTTAGGCGTTGCCACGGCTTTTGTAACCTGCTTCTACATGTTCCGCCTGCTGTTCCTTACCTTCTTTGGAGAGTTTAGAGGAACCGCTGAGCAGAAGCACCACCTGCACGAGTCGCCCAAGGTGATGACCGTTCCGCTAATGGTGCTTGCAGCCCTATCGGTGGCTGGCGGATTTTTGGATATACCCGCCATATTCGGTGGTAGCGAAAAATTTACCAGCTACCTTAAACCGTCGCTAGGAGGACAAAACTTCGAACCAGCAGCGGTTGAGCACACCACCGAGCTGCTCACCATGTTTCTTCCGGTGCTGATACTGGCTGCCATCATCCTTATTGCCTACAAGGTTTACGTTGGCAAAAAAGAGATTCCTGCCGACGATACCACACCTCGAAGAGGCATTGCCAAGCTAATGTACCACAAGTACTACTTCGACGAGGTGTACAGCTACCTGTTCGTAAAACCTTACAATTGGCTTTCCGAAACAGCCCTTGCATGGTTCGATGGCAACGTAATAGACGGCATTGTCAACGGAGTTGGGGCAATGATGGTACGCTGCGGTGCGCTGGTGCGTAGGGTGCAGAGCGGAAGCGTAAGCCTCTACCTCTACCTGATGGTGGCTGGCATTATCGCCATCTTCCTCTTTTTGTTGGTAGGCTAA
- a CDS encoding non-canonical purine NTP diphosphatase, whose translation MKLVFATNNQHKVDEVQKMLPEAIQLLTLSQVNINEEIPEDYPTLEGNALQKARYIYEKYGHSCFADDTGLEIAALNNEPGVYSARYAGEQKNSEDNIDKVLANLGATANRKACFRTVIALIIEGKEYLFEGRVDGDILTERHGEKGFGYDPIFRPEGFAESFAQMPLDAKNAISHRGRAVAKLVDFLATL comes from the coding sequence ATGAAGCTTGTTTTTGCCACCAACAACCAGCATAAGGTTGATGAAGTTCAAAAGATGCTGCCCGAGGCCATTCAGCTCTTAACGCTATCGCAGGTTAACATCAACGAGGAGATTCCCGAAGACTATCCAACCCTAGAGGGGAACGCCCTGCAGAAGGCCCGCTATATCTACGAAAAGTACGGTCATAGCTGCTTTGCCGACGATACCGGGCTGGAGATTGCGGCGCTTAACAACGAGCCCGGTGTTTACTCGGCGCGTTACGCTGGCGAGCAGAAAAATTCGGAGGATAATATCGACAAGGTGCTGGCCAACCTGGGCGCTACAGCTAACCGTAAGGCCTGCTTCCGTACCGTTATTGCGCTTATCATCGAAGGCAAGGAGTATCTTTTCGAGGGTCGCGTAGATGGAGACATCCTTACCGAACGCCACGGGGAGAAAGGTTTTGGCTACGACCCCATATTTCGTCCCGAGGGTTTTGCCGAGAGTTTTGCCCAAATGCCGCTCGATGCCAAGAACGCCATCAGCCACCGAGGACGCGCGGTTGCCAAGCTGGTAGATTTCCTAGCAACCCTTTAA
- a CDS encoding NADH-quinone oxidoreductase subunit N, translating to MEPLISLTIFGIALIYTEVAKNKKRLQAPIALVGLLVTLGLTAMSWGHPTTYFNQLCVVHDFATAFNLAMLGSMVLILGVGCYYYNDVEEHVGEIYGLMLFAIFGGYLITGYSSLIMLYLGIETLSIPLYVLAGSRKLSYRSNEASFKYFVMGGFASALLLLGVALVYGAAGSFSLEAINAYLLTSASIPSILPMGVVLILIGFLFKVAAMPFHFWAPDVYDGSPTLVTAFMATVVKMAVFAAFYLLFDRALIMMAGLWQPIIWGAALLTLVGSNVIALNQSSVKRLLAYASISSSGFLLLPILAGNGLSASALLYYLVTYALAAIPAFAVLTAIRKTSNGDDSLDAFNGLVRRSPLVAFTFAVALLSLAGIPITGGFFGKYFIFLTAINSGFVWITVAAVAAALLGIYYFFRVLNRVFLREGDAAPIVVSGSMKLVLVASAILTIVLGLAPGLIVGLI from the coding sequence ATGGAACCACTAATTTCCCTTACCATATTCGGCATAGCGCTTATCTATACCGAAGTTGCGAAAAATAAAAAGAGGCTGCAGGCACCAATTGCCCTCGTAGGCCTGCTGGTAACGCTTGGCCTCACCGCCATGAGCTGGGGCCACCCCACCACCTACTTCAACCAGCTTTGCGTGGTGCACGATTTTGCCACCGCGTTTAACCTGGCCATGCTGGGCAGCATGGTGCTCATTTTAGGCGTAGGCTGCTACTACTACAACGACGTAGAGGAGCATGTGGGCGAAATTTACGGGCTGATGCTCTTCGCGATATTCGGAGGATACCTCATTACAGGCTACTCGAGCCTCATCATGCTGTACCTCGGCATCGAAACGCTCTCCATACCGCTGTACGTGCTGGCCGGTAGCCGCAAGCTGTCGTACCGATCCAACGAGGCATCGTTTAAGTACTTTGTTATGGGTGGATTTGCCTCGGCGCTGCTGCTGCTGGGCGTTGCCCTCGTGTACGGAGCTGCAGGCTCCTTCAGCCTAGAGGCCATCAACGCCTACCTGCTTACGAGCGCCTCCATCCCCTCCATCCTACCAATGGGGGTGGTGCTAATCCTCATTGGATTCCTATTTAAGGTGGCCGCCATGCCGTTCCACTTCTGGGCGCCCGACGTATACGACGGCTCGCCAACGCTGGTAACCGCCTTTATGGCAACCGTAGTTAAGATGGCCGTGTTTGCCGCCTTCTACCTGCTGTTCGATAGGGCGCTTATCATGATGGCTGGCCTATGGCAGCCCATCATCTGGGGAGCAGCGCTGCTAACGCTCGTTGGCAGCAACGTAATTGCTCTAAACCAAAGCAGCGTAAAGCGCCTATTGGCCTACGCCAGCATATCGAGCTCCGGATTTTTGCTGCTGCCCATACTGGCCGGCAACGGACTTTCGGCCTCGGCCCTACTCTACTACCTGGTAACCTACGCCCTAGCGGCCATTCCCGCGTTTGCCGTGCTTACGGCCATCCGCAAAACCAGCAACGGCGACGACTCGCTCGACGCCTTTAACGGGCTGGTAAGGCGCAGCCCGCTGGTGGCCTTTACCTTTGCCGTAGCGCTACTCTCGCTGGCAGGAATCCCCATCACCGGCGGCTTCTTCGGCAAGTACTTCATCTTCCTAACCGCCATCAACAGCGGGTTTGTATGGATTACCGTTGCCGCCGTTGCGGCAGCGCTGCTGGGCATCTACTACTTCTTCCGCGTACTGAACCGCGTATTTTTGAGGGAAGGCGATGCCGCTCCCATCGTGGTTAGCGGCAGCATGAAGCTGGTGCTGGTGGCCTCGGCCATCCTAACCATCGTGCTTGGGCTAGCACCTGGACTTATTGTAGGACTCATTTGA